In Candidatus Manganitrophus morganii, the genomic window TGCCGCTGATCGAAATCGACGCGGCCGCAGAGCCGAAACCAAGCCCGAGGGTATCCGAGGCGGCGTTGGTCGCCGCGCTGGTTGTCCCCAAGGGGGTGCTGACGATGATCTGTCCATTCTGCCCCGCGGAGACACTCCCTCCGGTTGCCCCGAAGTAAGCGACCGCCGCGCTCCCCGCTCCGGCGTTCACCGTTGCAATGGCCACGGTGATCGCCGCGCCGGTCGTATTGACCAGCGCGATGCTGGCGGTATTCGCAGAACCGACATCAAAGGTGCCGAGCACAATGGCATAAACCCCCGTGGAGGCTGTTTTGGCGTTGATCGCCGAAGCGAGGGCGGCGGCCACCACGGAACCGCTCGAAAGCGCCCCCAACGAGGTTGAGCCGATGGCGATACCATTGATCGTAATATAGCCGCTGTTAACATCGCCTGCGCTCGCGTTACCGGTCGCTGCGGTTCCGACATAGGCATTCCCGAAGGAAAATGCGGTCACATTAGTCGACCCGGTAAATTGATTGACCCGGTTAATGATGGAGAGACTGTTGTTCTTCGCATCGCTTTGGGTAATGGCGTTTCCTAAATCGACCCCGGCCAATGTCGCGGACGCTGAGATACCGTTCGCCCGGAGGGTGGCCCCCGCGACCGCACTCGCGATCACCGTTCGGTTAGTGGCGGTGTCGGTAAAATCGGTCCTCGATGACTGGACACCCAACGTGTCGGGCGACACGTTGGTGGTCGAGATCGAGATTGTCTCATTGACCTCGATCCCCACCTGGAAGGCGCCGCTGAACGCCTGGTTCAAGAAGGTTTCCCCATTGAATCGGGTCTGGCTGACCACCCTGTTCAATTCAGAAACCAGCTGGGCGACCTCCTGGTTCATGGAACTCCGATCGGTCGATGTATTGTAGCTCGCCGCCTGGTTGGCCAATTCATAAATTCTCTGAAGGTTGTTGAGCATCTCCCCCATGGCACCTTCCGCCGTCTGAGCGAAAGAAACGCCGTCGTTGGCATTTCTCGCGGCGACGGTGAGACCGTTGATCGACCGGGTCATCCGGGTGGCGATGGCCAAACCGGCCGCGTCGTCCCTGGAAGAGTTGATTCGAAGGCCCGAAGAGAGGCGCTGCATCGACGTCATCAACGGTCTTTCCGTTTTAGATAGGTTCCCCTGCGCGATGACTGAAAACATGTTGGTATTAACTGTTAAAGCCATGAAAAGTCCTCCTTGAATTGTGTCGGGCCGGAACGCGCGATAAAACGCCCCAGACACCGCCGGGCCTCCTTGCCCGAATGATTAAGACCCTGTTTCTCTTCTCCGAACGGGATTCCATAGGAATAGTGTTCCCGCTCCCTTTACTTATCGGTTCGGAAAAGAAAAACTTTAGGTTCGGCCGGAGGCGGCCGGCATCAATAGAGGCTCCCTGTGGCTATATTGCGTATCATTCAGAATGACTTGTTTTCCCACACGAATTTTGGCATTGATGACCAGCGGCGCCATAAAATTGGCGGTCATTTTAAGGGGGTCTTCTTGAGGAACATTCACAATGACCAGCAAGGCGAGCGACTCTCCCCCGTCAATTTCAAGATGCTTGAACTCTTCCAAGGGGACTTGAGGTTTGTAATCCGGATTGAAGAGCATCGGATCGGTCACGACAAAAGCAAGCTCCGGGTCCTCCACCGCTTGGAGCCAACCCAAGGGATGTCCTATATCATTCTCGATGAGGAAATACCGTTTCACATTCGGAAATCCCGGAATGCCGTCCGGAAAAGTAATCAGCTGATCCGATTCCACCTTCAGAGGTCCCAATTTCGCGCTGTTGACTTCGATGACCATCGACTCCGATCTCCTATTCGGTTTCCATACTTGTGTAAGGCCTCCCGCTTGTGCATCACACCTTCAATAGATCTTTTGCGAACTGCATGAAGTTCTCGTCTTTCGGAAGCTGTCCAACCCATTTGGCGAAAAACCGGACTCTCCGTTTCCACGTATCATCGGAATCTGAGACCTCGTCGCCGGTAACAGGATTGAACGTGTCTTTAAACAAAACACCGAGACATTCCGGAAGATATTGCGGTGGATGATTTTTCTCTTTTGCGGAAAGACAAAAATCGACCTCGACAAGATGATTCGCGATCCCTTCATCGAATCCCCCGATCGATTCAAAGAGCGCCCGCGCCACGCCGATCATCCCCCCTCCGACGAACTCCGGATTCTGAAATCCCTCATTCGCCCAAATCTCCGTCATGATTCGATAAGGGGCCGCATTGAAATCAAACGCCATCCCAAGACAATAAGGGGTCATGTCGACATTCCGGATCGGCGCTCCCGCGATCCCCTCCTGGATGGCCTCCGGCCACCCGGTCCCTTTAAGATAAAGAACCCCCGGCTTCATAAAAATGAAACGATCGCCCGTGGCGCACTCCGCCCCCCGGTTGTAAAGAAACGGAAGACGGTCATCGTTGGCCTCTACGATCCTCAGATCGCCGGAAAGCGCCGGGAGGAATGGCTTCATCTCCTCATCGTTCACAACGATCACCACTTCCCAATCGGGCCATTGAACTTTTTGGGCGAGGGATGTCATTGTCGCGAGGAGCGCTTCAGCGTCGGAACCGGAAGGGACGATCACGCTGACGCGGCCCGCAACAGCTTCTTGCAATTTAAGCCGTTTCGATTTTGCGCGCCCGCTCCGCGTCTCAAAAATCGTCCCCATCACCTCGACCGCCCGCTCGACTGACTTGCCGTCAATTTTATAAAAATATTCCTTCAGATATTGATCCACTTTTACCGTCACCTCCGGAGGGACGCCGCTTTGAACCGTATTCAGCAGATTCGACCAATTCCCCGGGGGAAAGGCGGTTTGAGCGATCCCCATCTTGACGTAATAGTCATCCAGGGTATCCGCCGTCGGAAGGGTGAAAAGGGGTTTCCCGAAGGCCAGGGCCTCGATCGCCAGGGTGGTTTTTCCCAACGACACGCAGTAATCCGAGATGGCGATTAATTTATAAGGGTCGTACATGTAATAAAGAGTAGCCGACGGATAGATCTCCTTGAACATCGCTTCGATTTTTTCATACGCCCCCTGTATCACGTTGGGATGCCACTTAAAGAGCAGCACCGCCTCCGAATCGAGTTGGTCCAGACCTTTCAGGAAACTCTGCCAGTTCTCTCGATCGACGATCCCCCCATATTTAATATCGACCAGAAAAAGAATGACCTTCTTATCGCCGGGGATGGACAGCTCCTTCTTGATCTGATCGACCGTTCCCGGGGAGCCATACGTCTTGATGGCGCTGTCGATATGGGTGTTTCCGATCAAAAACATTTTATCGTCCGAGCAGAGATATTCTTTTAATACCTCCTTCGTTTTGTTTCCCCACAATAAATCGACATTCGAGTATTCGGTATGAACGATGAGCCCAATGTAGTCGTTGTAGTAATCTCCCTCCTGAAACGTCACGAAGGGAACCTTTTTTCCCCGGGCCAGATGTCCGATGATTTGGCCCCATCGATTACACTCATGGTGGGCGATGAACATATCCGGATTTTCCACCTCAATATACTTCTCCATGCAGAAGTACTCTTCAACGAGGGAATCGAAAAACCAGCCCTGCTTGAACAAAGACCATCGACTGAATCCATCCCATTTATAACTGGTCTCCGTCCAGCGACCGGACAATTCGATGTGGGTCTCTCGGATCTTCTGTCGCACGTCCGCCGTCATATAATCGGTAAAATACTTAAAAGAAAGATTTCGTTTGATCAAATCCCTTTCGAAGGGATAGTCGGACAAGGGGACGATGAAAGTGATCTCCCCTCCCTGCTTTTTAATCTCCTCCCGAAGCGGGATGAAAAACCGAGTATGGTGGGGGAGCGCCAGAAAACAGGCAATCTTTTTATTTTTCAACTTCATGGAATGTCCTCACGCAACGATTTAAGATATCGACGACCCCCACCTTTTTTCTCTTCTCCTCATAGGCTTTCTTCAGCGACGCCGTGAGGTCTTCCAGACGGTTCTTAAAGTTCACCCCATTCACATCCGGGAGCGGATCATAACAGGGGTTATACACCCACGCTTTAATACCGTATCGGGCGGCAAATTCCAACGGCACGACATAAGTTGGCGCAATCACCACATCGGAGGTCATTACAATCGGGACCAGACTCGGCTGCTCTACCAAATAGAATCGACAACCGATCTTCCGGATCGGATCGAAGAAGAGATCTTTTATGATTTCGTCTTCCTGCAATTCTCGAATTACGAAATCCCGCTTCAATAAAAACAACACCACCGGTATCTTCGATTCCTCGAGCGCCTTAAAAACTTCGATAATCTGCGGCCTGAGTTTTCCATGGTTGCAAACGACGACCCCCAACTCATCCCGGCTTATTTCGATTTGAGAATTGTAGATATGGTTTTTATACGTGTCCTCGATGGTGGAAAGGGAATAGATGTCTTTCTCCTCCGTCAGCAGGTGGATCTTTTCAGGAGCGATCCCCATCTTGACATGGAATTCCCTTTCAAATTCCTTCCGGACGATAATCGCGTCCATCAACTGCGGCATCAACTTCACCCCGTTGAAAACAGGATAAAGCTGATAACCGACCACCTTGATCCCGGCTTCCTTCGCCATAAAGAGGAGGGTGGTGTAAAAAATATCGGTCTCCTCCCACGGCGCGTCGTCATGAGACATCAACGGGAACATCACCACATCGGCGTCGACCGTCTGTATCTCGGGAAAAGCGCAGGTGGAGATATGCCCCCAGAAGTCGTCGAACGCGGCGGTCTTCCATATTTCCAGATCGGTCTTCGGCAGGCAAAGATCATGCGTATATTGAACGAATATCTTTGCAAGGTTATCCCGATAGTCAAACGTGAGCGGCAGAAACTTCGGCTCGACAAACGTGACGACAATAGGATGATCCGGGCCGAGTTTTTGATTCAGGTCGTCGCAAACCTCTTTGGAATTGGTGATCAGCTCCACCCGGAACGTCTTCGACAATAATTTCACCAGGTTCCCAATCCTTCCTTGGGTCGTTTCATAATCTCTTTGGCCGATCGGCAACAATAACTTTTTCATCAATGCTCCTGTTGATTCCGCGGGCAGTCGATTTTGTCGATAATCTCATACGCTTTTTTGAGCCATTCATTCCGGGCGGCGTAGGATAACTTCCGGACGAGCGCTTTAATCTCGACCTGCTGGAAGGCGAGCCGATACGACGTCGGAAGGAGATTTTCGTAGACCTCTTTTAAGACCCCTTCGTGGCTGTATCGATAATCATAAACCGCCGCGTCTCCATTCCCCTTCGCCAACAGATAATGGATCAGCGTCTCCAGCATCTCGTCATATCTTTTTTGGTCCATCAGGAGAAGCGCTTTGATAAAAAGAAAATCGAGATAATCTTTTTTGACGGAAAGCCCTTGATCGACATATCGGCAGGCCCCCTCGAAATCGGCCTGTTCCAGCGAGAGAACGGCGAGGGTCGATACGATCCCCAAATAGACCGGGTTGTCTTCCCGTATTTCTTCCTGGGAGACCTGCGTCAGCGCCCTTTTTAGCGTCTCCCTGGCCGGATCCTTCAAGTTCAATTTAAGATAGGAGAGGCCCGAATGATAATTGGCCGTATACGATTCAGTCGTCATCTGATTTTCCTTCGACGAGCGCCCATGTCAGCGGCGCTCCTCTTTGAATGTGACACTTCTATTTTTTCCCAAGGACCTTTCCAAGGTATTTTGGGGCAAGGCAAATCCAAACCGAATCGACCGGACGTTTTCCTCGGTAAACATCTCCCCGGCCTTGATCTCCTTCACGACAAAGAAGTTGCTCCTTTTTGGAAATCATGCAGTCGGAATACATCCACTTTCGAGCTCCCTCATGATTTCGTCCCCTCGAACCCGTCCACTCCCGGCGCCCAGATGGTTAAAATTGATTAATCTGAAACTGTCTAATCAGCGTTTTGTCTCAAACGAACTCCTTTCAAGCGCTTATCCATTCGAGACATCGGCAAACACCATTAACCTCTTGTATCTCTGGACCGTGTTTCTCGGGATATCGAAGAAATTATAATAGCTGCCGTCGGACCGAATTGCGTAAAAAGTATGGAACTGCGGACATTCGCTCAGTCGGATTATTTCGGGGTCGCCGTCTGCGGGTCGATGATTGAGGAAATCGGAATATCTTTGGAGGATCTCCCCTGTCTGCGCCGGATACCGGAAGAAAGTTGGATACTGATCCACGACGGTTTTGAACTCGAAAAATCCCTCCTTCGAGTAATACATCGGCAGGTCGACCGGATGGATATTCCAGATCTCCTCCGAATCGAGCATGGCGATTTTGAATTTAGAGGCCGATTCGATCTCTCGTCTGATCTCTTCTGTCGCATCCCCTTTCTCCGAATCCCAAACCAATCTGAAATGATCTCTAAGGACCCATTCATGTTTTTTGTATCGCTTCTTGCTCATCAATCTCGCCCCCCGCGTGAAGGGGTTGTAGCTGCAAAAGAGAGGCCCGATATTGGTATAGGCAAAGGCGACCTCTGCCGTCTTCCCCGATCCCGGAGCGTGCCCCAGATGGGTCGTTTCCGATTTCCCCCAGAAAGAATATCCATTGATGAGGACATGCGGCAGGTCATACGTCTCGATATGTTCAGGACGGTTGGATGCGATGGCGTCATCCGGGACCATAAAGGTCCTTAATGAAGCGCCATCCAGCAACCGTTGAACGATCTCTTGATCGATCACGCTCTCACTCCTTATCAACAAAGGAAACCAGTCCCTTTTCCTCGTACTTCTGAACGTACTGATGGAGCTTGGTGTAATCGATATCGTGTTTGATTGCGATCTCGAGCAGGGTCGTCTTTTCGTCGAAATACCGGCCGAGACAGTCCATCAGATAATTCCATTTTTTCTGATCTTCGGCCACCGTCGGACGGATGCTCGGATCAGCGGTCGAAATGTAGAGATCATATTTCGGGTTGCTGAGGGCGACCAGTCCCTTGAAATGGCGCTTCAACGTCGTGTTCGTCTCGAGGATATTGAGCATCCCCAAGACGGTCTGGACCGCTTCCTCCAGCTTGTCCTCGAAGATGATCCGCTCGTCATCAAGACTGGAATGATACTCCGGATACATCGGGTGGGCGCGGGAGAGCGAGATGAAGGGGATCTCGAAGCCGGGGGCTTCCCAGACGGTCTCGTCGTTTCCGACCACCTTCCTAAAGTCGGCCTCATGGATGTCGGAGAAATTTCGCGTGAGATAGACCTTCGCCGCTTTGTCGATGAGGCTCTCTCCGGTGAACGATTTCTGCAAGGCAAATCGGTTTTGATGTCCAAGCATTTCGAGAAACATCCCCCCTCGGAACGTCTTCACCACCTCCTCCGGGAGGTTCGCCAGATAAAAAACGGTTCCCAAATGCTCCGGCGCGATGATCGCCCGGTAGCTGTATTTTCTCTTCTTTCTCTGGGCCAGACGCTTCATGATCTCCACCGTCACGACGATCCCGGAGACGTCGTCGTTCGCTTGTCCCGCGTGGCAATCATGGGCGTTGAAGAGAATGGTCTCTTTCGTCTCTCCTTCCAAAAAATAATCCAACACTTTCATCGTCCCAGGTTCGGCGACGGTCTCCAAGATCACCTCGTACTCCCCCCGATCGAGCTCTTTGTAAAGCTGATGCGGAATCGACATCCCCCAGTCCCGCCGCCACGGCTTGTAGTAGTAATCGCAGTGATAAACCAGCGCCTCCGGAAAGACCGGGTGATAGAAGAGATGCTTTTTCAGCTCTTCCAGAGAGACTTTCCCGGTGAAAGAGGTGGAGTAGCCGATCACCCCCAATGGATGCTTCATTCCGTCGTAGATCGTCTTTCCGTTTTTCTTGATCTCCGCCCGGACCGCTTTCCATTTTTGCGGAACGGTCCAGCCGTTGTGCTCCAGGCTCGACGCGTATTCGTGGATTTGAAACGGCAGGACGCCGCGGAGGATTTCCGCCGCCTTGTCGGTGTCTTCCGACACCGGGGCCAACCGAAGAGGGTAGATTTTTTTCAGAAGATCAAACATCGCGCTCATTTTTCTTCCTCCGTTGCATGCAGTGTCCCACCCTGTTCTTCTACCAGGCCGGCCGCATTGTACTCGGCGCTGTAGAGCATCGCCTCCTCCAGGACCTTCATCGGCGTAAAGAAACGCTGTCCCACTTTGAGAGTAGGAATCAAATCGCGCCCCTTCTCATCCGACACCTCGCGGACCACCAACGCCCCCTCGCGGGTCGCGATGAAAACGGAGCGATCGACCATCCGGTAGATCAGCCCCGACATAAAAGGATGGAACGGCCCCTCACCAGCATCGGCTTGGCATTGTTTCAGAAAAACCCGACGGCCGTTTAAAAAAGTCGACGCCCCAGGGTAAGGATCGTCAAAGGCGGAAATCATCGTCTCGATCTCGTCGCAATTCCACGACCAGTTGATCCATCCATGCCGCAGGGTATGAAGCCTCGGGAAATAGGAGCTGAAGTTTTCCTGGAGTTTTGCCAGCCCGAATTCTTTCCCGGACTGGACTTCATCGAGAAACTCGCAGAAGAGCTTGAACCCTTCCTCGTGCGCGGCGTCGTAATAATCGTTCGGGATCTTGGCCGACGGCGGGAGAAAATACTCCCTCGTTTTTAAAATCTCGCCGGAGTCAAAGACACCGGGGATCATCTCTTCATTGATCACCTGAATATTCCAACAGCCGATCCGGTTCTTTCGAAGGATTTGCCAAGTAAAATGCGCCCCCCCCCGATATTGCGGAAGCCGGATCGTCATGAAATCGAAGAGCTTCCCTTGAAAGAGGGCGATCGTCTCCTTCGAAAAAGTGTATGCCTCGCCGAGCCCGATTCCGATCGCCGCGCTCGAAACCACGGAGGGAAGCTCCGGAGCGCGGTTGATATCGTCGGCATGGAAGAAAGGGATCTTTTCTTTCTCCAACACCTCGCGCAACGTGGGACCGCCCCCTCCTTCCAGCGCCTCTTCAAGGTGGCGTTTCACGGCGAAGAGGGTCGTTTTG contains:
- a CDS encoding flagellar assembly protein FliW; this encodes MVIEVNSAKLGPLKVESDQLITFPDGIPGFPNVKRYFLIENDIGHPLGWLQAVEDPELAFVVTDPMLFNPDYKPQVPLEEFKHLEIDGGESLALLVIVNVPQEDPLKMTANFMAPLVINAKIRVGKQVILNDTQYSHREPLLMPAASGRT
- a CDS encoding DUF4910 domain-containing protein; this translates as MSAMFDLLKKIYPLRLAPVSEDTDKAAEILRGVLPFQIHEYASSLEHNGWTVPQKWKAVRAEIKKNGKTIYDGMKHPLGVIGYSTSFTGKVSLEELKKHLFYHPVFPEALVYHCDYYYKPWRRDWGMSIPHQLYKELDRGEYEVILETVAEPGTMKVLDYFLEGETKETILFNAHDCHAGQANDDVSGIVVTVEIMKRLAQRKKRKYSYRAIIAPEHLGTVFYLANLPEEVVKTFRGGMFLEMLGHQNRFALQKSFTGESLIDKAAKVYLTRNFSDIHEADFRKVVGNDETVWEAPGFEIPFISLSRAHPMYPEYHSSLDDERIIFEDKLEEAVQTVLGMLNILETNTTLKRHFKGLVALSNPKYDLYISTADPSIRPTVAEDQKKWNYLMDCLGRYFDEKTTLLEIAIKHDIDYTKLHQYVQKYEEKGLVSFVDKE